A region of the Penicillium psychrofluorescens genome assembly, chromosome: 6 genome:
ATGCGCATGGCGACGGACATGGCGATGCGAAGGATTTCTGGACGGATTTGTGCCGGTTGAGAAAGTATCCGGAGTTGGATGAAAAGGGCCAGGAAGTGTTGGAGAGACTGTTGGCTTCCGATTAAGGGGGGGTAGTTCCCAGGTCAATGCATCATATATACGATATAGGGTCCTATTCCTCATCTATATATTCCACAGAAGATATTTACTCTACTCAACTCAGCAACACCCGAATCTCGCCCGTCGTGCGTGGGAACAACGAGCGCAGACTCCACcggtcttcctcgtcctggtcttcctcttgctccCCCTTCTCACTCACGCCGGCCTTGCTACCCGATCTACCGCTCAGCACGCTTGCACCAGTGCCAGGGATACCCACGTCGAGGGTCCCCCGCGCCTCATCGGCGGCGATGATCATGCCTTCAACAAACTCAAAGTCACGGCAGAACGCTTCAACGGCATCTTCAGTGACGCTCTGCACGAGGGACGCGCTCTGTACGCGTTTGAAATGGTCTGTGGCGTCCATGAGGGCCGAAGGCAGGAAATCGTCTAGTTGTTGACTGGAGGCGACTAGAGCTTCTGGTTGGAAAGCTAGAAGAGACGTAAGATCTGTGAGGTGTGGTTTTGTCGTGGCCTTCTCCTGTGTCTCTGGGGATTGATCTGGCTCTTTATCTGTGTCTGGCTGGGAgtcttgtttgttttgaGAGAAAGGTTCCAATGCAAGAAGCAGGGCGTGCAGGCCGGATGCGTTGAGGAGGAATTGGTGTTGAAGATCCAACAAATCTGTGCGAAGAGTGGAAAGGGCATTGGAGAGAGGGGCGAGGTGCGTGGCGCTGGCGAAAGGGAAGGGTGAGATGGTGGCCCgcgcggcgaggaggacgtTGGTGCGAAAGATGGTCTGCGCGGTGGTGTTGGGGATTTCATCGGACGAGGACCGCGCTAGGGTTAGGAAAGGGTCGAATGCGGCGCGGAGAACGGGCGTGAATCGATTCTCGCTGGTTGGGTCGTCTGCGGCTGGGTCGTCGGGCCCGACGGATGCTTCATATGTCTTCATGAGGGAGGTCAGGACCTCGAGGGCATCTAGCAGGAACTGCGGCACAGAGAGGTCGTCTGGCGGGGTTACTGCGATGGCGTCGTTGGATAGGACGTTGACCTGGTCCTTCATAAGACGCTCGAAGTGGTTGAGAGTGGACTTCTCCAGGCtctggatcagatcaacTAGATTTGATTGCGAGCCGACCAGTTTCGCAAAGGTCGTGCGATAGAATGATAGTAGGTTCATCACCTTGTAGCAGGTGACGGGATCATCGTGGCCCTGAATCACCAGCTCGATTCTCTGCCGCAGGGACCGCGATACGCCCGTGAGGTCACGGTTGACCAGATCGCTGAGAGCCTTGTGGCCATCGAACACCGCTACTTCCCCTTCATCAATGCGAGACCAGGGCTCGCTGCTCAAGCCGGCCTGGATGCCGCGCGCAAGCT
Encoded here:
- a CDS encoding uncharacterized protein (ID:PFLUO_008727-T1.cds;~source:funannotate) translates to MTSYFSPPTATNGAGTPPPLSEGSSPLSPPSQRSTVLSNRLTSVLSASYADSDIRDALETLSLRGIHNTAETRRQLRLDVQKEVVDCNAEIVRDFGKVAEQLSRIGAVISTLNQTCDEMRRHIGRAKQDTTPVLEEAAVLTKQKRDTETKQQLLDAFAKHFIIPEDDLFVLNSAEEPVDDRFFDVLSRVKQVHHDCEHLLGGENQRLGMELMELSTRNLNSAYQKLYKWIQKEFRSLNLEDPRISSSIRRALRVLAERPSLFHSCLDFFAEARDYVLSDAFHYALTDAMSGTIGTSSGDRTVKPIEFSAHDPLRYIGDMLAWVHSTTVSEREALEALFVADGEELARGIQAGLSSEPWSRIDEGEVAVFDGHKALSDLVNRDLTGVSRSLRQRIELVIQGHDDPVTCYKVMNLLSFYRTTFAKLVGSQSNLVDLIQSLEKSTLNHFERLMKDQVNVLSNDAIAVTPPDDLSVPQFLLDALEVLTSLMKTYEASVGPDDPAADDPTSENRFTPVLRAAFDPFLTLARSSSDEIPNTTAQTIFRTNVLLAARATISPFPFASATHLAPLSNALSTLRTDLLDLQHQFLLNASGLHALLLALEPFSQNKQDSQPDTDKEPDQSPETQEKATTKPHLTDLTSLLAFQPEALVASSQQLDDFLPSALMDATDHFKRVQSASLVQSVTEDAVEAFCRDFEFVEGMIIAADEARGTLDVGIPGTGASVLSGRSGSKAGVSEKGEQEEDQDEEDRWSLRSLFPRTTGEIRVLLS